From the genome of Biomphalaria glabrata chromosome 1, xgBioGlab47.1, whole genome shotgun sequence, one region includes:
- the LOC106079079 gene encoding PC-esterase domain-containing protein 1A-like yields MAFLSEDVRKLLHNRFIVVIGDSIQRGIYKDIVLLLNGNRYLTEQELKNKGEYNFLNDELIEGGRKGEMCNGINYTEVRQYQTDNHLVRFYFITRCYSNYLESILSDLQKDPLPDILIINSCLWDITRYGRDAINEYKDNLEKVFQRFAECLPKHCLVLWNTTLPISPSARGGFLVPEIEFMTSTLRLDIIEANYFAQSIAMKHGHDVLDLHFYLRHHLHRRVRDGIHWDMLAHRYITNLILTHICSAWHLPMQSRRPVLFEDLRSFIDTKRERHPSPKKQNHGYFQFGSSETNNFHSSSARKMSHLEPHYDLNMGSYTWQPYSQDPRGGRVMREHHYRHQPYRHRHNSHYYNY; encoded by the exons ATGGCTTTTCTTAGCGAAGATGTTCGCAAACTTCTTCATaatagatttattgttgttattggTGATTCCA tacAGAGAGGTATATACAAAGATATAGTTTTGTTACTGAATGGAAACAGATATCTAACTGAACAGGAGTTGAAAAACAAG GGTGAGTACAATTTTCTGAATGATGAGCTCATCGAAGGTGGGCGTAAGGGTGAGATGTGCAATGGAATAAACTATACAGAAGTGAGACAGTATCAAACAGACAATCACTTGGTGCGCTTCTACTTCATCACACGCTGCTACAGCAACTACCTGGAGAGTATACTGAGTGACCTACAGAAAGACCCACTGCCTGACATACTTATTATCAACTCTTGTCTTTGGGATATAACCAG GTATGGTCGAGATGCCATCAATGAGTACAAAGATAACCTGGAAAAGGTTTTTCAGAGATTTGCAGAATGTCTTCCAAAACATTGCCTGGTTCTCTGGAACACAACCTTACCAATATCTCCTAGTGCCAGAGGAGGATTTCTTGTACCTGAAATAGAATTTATGACTAGTACACTGCGCTTGGACATCATTGAGGCCAACTATTTCGCTCAAAGT ATTGCAATGAAGCATGGCCATGATGTCTTAGACCTTCATTTTTACCTCCGCCACCACCTGCACAGACGAGTCCGTGATGGCATACACTGGGACATGTTAGCACATCGTTATATCACCAATCTCATTCTGACTCACATCTgctctgcttggcatctgcccATGCAAAGTAGGAGACCTGTATTGTTTGAGGATTTGAGAAGTTTCATAGAcaccaagagagagagacaccCCAGCCCAAAGAAACAAAACCATGGTTACTTTCAATTTGGAAGCAGTGAAACGAACAACTTCCACAGTTCTTCAGCTAGAAAAATGTCTCATCTAGAGCCGCATTATGATTTGAACATGGGCTCTTACACTTGGCAACCTTATAGTCAGGATCCCAGAGGGGGTAGAGTCATGAGAGAGCATCATTACCGTCACCAGCCTTACAGACACCGACACAACTCTCACtattacaattattaa